The Acinonyx jubatus isolate Ajub_Pintada_27869175 chromosome D1, VMU_Ajub_asm_v1.0, whole genome shotgun sequence genome includes a window with the following:
- the LOC106986269 gene encoding olfactory receptor 5AP2: MRRYMKEVQGRNQTEVTEFILLGLSDNSDLQSVLFGLFLLIYMATMVGNLGMMVLIKMDPCLHTPMYLFLSSLSFVDASYSSSVTPKMLVNLVAENKAISFNGCAAQFYFFGSFLGTECFLLAMMAYDRYAAIWNPLLYSVLMSGRICFLLVAMSFLAGFGNAAIHTGMTFRLSFCGSNRINHFYCDTPPLLKLSCSDTRINGIVIMVFSSFNVITCVMVVLISYLCILIAILRIPSLEGRHKAFSTCASHLMAVTIFFGTILFMYLRPTSSYSMEQDKIVSVFYTVVIPMLNPSSTV; the protein is encoded by the coding sequence ATGAGAAGATATATGAAAGAGGTCCAAGGACGAAATCAAACAGAAGTGACAGAATTTATCCTCTTAGGACTCTCAGACAACTCAGATCTACAGAGTGTCCTCTTTGGATTGTTTCTGTTAATCTATATGGCAACCATGGTGGGTAATTTAGGGATGATGGTGTTAATTAAGATGGATCCTTGTCTCCACACGCCAATGTACCTCTTTCTCAGCAGCCTCTCTTTTGTTGATGCCTCTTACTCTTCTTCTGTCACTCCTAAGATGCTGGTGAACCTTGTGGCTGAGAACAAAGCCATATCTTTTAATGGATGCGCTGCCCAGTTCTACTTCTTTGGCTCCTTTTTGGGGACTGAATGCTTTCTGTTGGCTATGATGGCATATGATCGCTATGCAGCCATTTGGAACCCTCTGCTGTACTCAGTTCTCATGTCTGGGAGAATTTGTTTCTTGCTAGTAGCTATGTCTTTCCTAGCAGGCTTTGGGAATGCAGCCATACACACAGGAATGACTTTCAGATTGTCCTTTTGTGGCTCTAACAGGATCAACCACTTCTACTGTgacaccccacccctgctcaagCTGTCTTGCTCTGACACTCGCATCAATGGCATTGTGATCATGGTTTTCTCCAGTTTTAATGTCATCACTTGTGTTATGGTTGTTCTCATTTCTTACCTGTGTATCCTCATTGCCATCTTGAGGATTCCCTCTTTAGAGGGCAGGCACaaagccttctccacctgtgcCTCCCACCTCATGGCTGTCACCATATTTTTTGGGACAATTCTCTTCATGTACTTGCGCCCTACATCTAGCTATTCAATGGAACAGGACAAGATTGTCTCTGTCTTTTATACAGTAGTGATTCCTATGTTAAACCCCTCATCTACAGTTTGA
- the LOC106986271 gene encoding olfactory receptor 1020-like, with protein MSNHTTVAEFILMGFRDHPELQFLLFMVILVIYMITVFGNLGMILLIKSDSHLHTPMCFFFGNLSLVDFCYSSVIAPNMLMNFWVENPVISFSACAMQFFFGSFAGIEGFLLAVMTYDRYVVICNPLLYTVTMSLHLNVLLVLAAYLAGFLKAAIHTGFTFQLSFRHLNVINHFFCDTPPLLKLSCSDTRVNEVVIFAFASFNELSCLPIILSSYLYIPIAALRIHSAEGRHKAFSTCASCLMVITIFFGTILFTYLRSSSCYSRDHDKVVSVFYTVIILMLNPFI; from the coding sequence ATGAGCAACCATACAACAGTGGCTGAATTTATTCTCATGGGATTCAGGGATCATCCAGAActacagtttcttctttttatggtgATTCTAGTCATCTATATGATAACTGTGTTTGGAAATCTTGGCATGATCCTATTAATCAAGAGTGACTCACATCTCCATACCCCAATGTGCTTTTTCTTCGGTAATTTATCCCTTGTTGACTTCTGTTATTCTTCTGTCATTGCCCCTAATATGCTAATGAATTTCTGGGTGGAGAACCCAGTCATTTCATTTAGTGCATGTGCCATGCAGTTCTTTTTTGGTTCCTTTGCTGGAATTGAGGGCTTTCTGTTGGCTGTGATGACCTATGACCGTTACGTGGTCATCTGCAATCCTCTTCTTTACACAGTCACCATGTCCCTGCATCTTAATGTCCTTCTGGTATTGGCTGCATATCTTGCAGGCTTTCTGAAGGCTGCCATTCACACAGGCTTCACCTTTCAGCTGTCTTTCCGCCACTTGAATGTCATCAACCACTTTTTCTGTGACACTCCACCCCTCCTGAAACTCTCTTGTTCTGATACACGTGTCAATGAAgttgtcatttttgcttttgccagTTTTAATGAACTGAGCTGCCTCCCAATTATTCTCAGTTCTTATCTGTACATCCCCATTGCCGCCTTGAGGATCCATTCTGCTGAAGGGAGGCACAAGGCTTTCTCTACCTGCGCTTCCTGCTTGATGGTGATCACCATTTTCTTTGGCACTATTCTGTTCACGTATCTGCGCTCCAGCTCCTGCTACTCAAGGGACCATGACAAAGTGGTATCTGTGTTTTATACAGTGATCATTCTCATGTTAAATCCTTTCATCTAG